Proteins encoded together in one Terriglobus saanensis SP1PR4 window:
- a CDS encoding efflux RND transporter periplasmic adaptor subunit, translated as MTSNKVENRQPQIGAGTVLQRATACLVFGVFGLAGCDHKVAAAPPPAPVPVSVVTVKAEDVAITSEWVGTLDGFVNAQIQPQVSGYLVRQNYREGSSVSKGEVLFQIDPRPFQATLDQALGQVGQAKGQLGQAQAQLGLAKINLNRDTPLAEQRAIAQSQLDNDKQTAMQAEASVKAAEAAIASAQANVESARLNLGFTQVRSLISGIAGQATTQVGNLVSPQSVLTSVSQMDPIKVYFSLSDGEYLALINRARKGKGDLLKDASAIQLSLKLANGETFPQKGHIAFIDRQMNQQTGAIRIAAVFPNPGNVLRPGQFGRVSADTEIRHNVLLVPQVGVQDLQGVKQVFVAGDDNKVHVLNVTLGSESGENWIVTGGLPSGSRVIIDNAQKLQEGVPVAPHAAVTPQTSSSAGR; from the coding sequence ATGACGTCAAATAAAGTCGAAAATCGGCAGCCACAGATCGGTGCGGGCACAGTCCTCCAACGTGCGACGGCCTGCCTCGTGTTTGGTGTTTTTGGTCTTGCCGGATGTGACCACAAAGTTGCTGCGGCGCCTCCTCCTGCACCTGTTCCCGTCTCTGTTGTTACGGTAAAAGCCGAAGATGTCGCCATTACCAGCGAATGGGTTGGAACCCTCGATGGTTTTGTGAACGCGCAGATTCAGCCCCAGGTCAGTGGTTACCTCGTTCGCCAGAACTACCGCGAAGGTTCGTCCGTAAGTAAGGGGGAGGTGCTCTTCCAGATCGATCCTCGTCCCTTCCAGGCCACGTTGGATCAGGCCTTGGGGCAGGTCGGTCAGGCCAAGGGGCAGTTGGGTCAGGCGCAGGCACAGTTGGGCCTGGCAAAGATTAACTTGAACAGGGACACGCCACTCGCCGAGCAGCGCGCCATTGCCCAGAGCCAGCTCGACAACGACAAGCAGACGGCCATGCAGGCAGAAGCGAGCGTAAAAGCCGCAGAAGCCGCCATCGCATCGGCCCAGGCCAATGTTGAAAGCGCAAGATTGAACCTTGGTTTTACACAGGTCCGGTCGCTGATCTCCGGTATCGCGGGGCAGGCCACCACGCAGGTAGGCAATCTCGTCAGCCCGCAATCGGTGTTGACCTCCGTCTCGCAAATGGATCCCATCAAGGTGTACTTCTCGCTCAGCGATGGCGAGTATCTCGCTCTCATCAATCGTGCACGTAAGGGCAAGGGCGATCTTTTGAAAGATGCCTCGGCGATCCAACTCTCGCTCAAACTTGCGAACGGTGAGACCTTCCCGCAAAAGGGGCACATCGCTTTCATCGATCGTCAGATGAATCAGCAGACTGGCGCCATCCGGATAGCGGCTGTGTTCCCGAATCCCGGTAACGTACTGCGTCCCGGTCAGTTCGGCCGTGTCTCCGCGGATACAGAGATTCGCCACAACGTTCTTCTGGTTCCACAGGTTGGCGTACAGGATCTGCAGGGCGTCAAGCAGGTCTTTGTTGCGGGTGACGATAACAAGGTTCACGTTCTCAATGTGACGCTCGGATCAGAGTCCGGCGAAAACTGGATTGTGACCGGTGGTCTGCCCTCAGGGTCACGCGTCATCATAGACAATGCCCAGAAGCTCCAGGAAGGCGTGCCCGTGGCTCCTCATGCCGCCGTTACACCGCAGACGTCCAGTTCGGCGGGGAGGTAA
- a CDS encoding TetR/AcrR family transcriptional regulator, whose protein sequence is MNQDSENPLVDFSDHGAKRQERSLLTRQTLITAARVIFARDGFEMARLEDIAAEAGKTRGAFYAHFENKEDVFFAIFEEDIYNDHSRLADLLSKASNFEERLEVFINKLMKILKDKRRMLLDIEFKLYAIRHPHKQKRLADLHAAMCYRCAGEEVDSLFSEVTGFSGGNKRREATQFGALLNGFALNELFDPMGMNEEQLRQHIRAALLTMIDLGMADRKGSLISSLGSRPS, encoded by the coding sequence GTGAATCAGGATTCAGAAAATCCGCTTGTTGATTTTTCAGACCATGGTGCTAAGCGTCAGGAGCGTTCGCTGTTGACACGGCAAACATTGATCACCGCCGCGCGCGTGATCTTTGCGCGCGATGGTTTTGAAATGGCGCGCTTGGAAGACATCGCCGCGGAAGCCGGAAAAACACGTGGCGCATTCTATGCGCATTTCGAAAACAAAGAAGATGTCTTCTTCGCAATCTTTGAAGAAGACATTTATAACGACCACTCCCGCCTTGCCGATCTGCTGAGCAAAGCCTCGAATTTCGAGGAACGGCTTGAGGTCTTCATTAACAAGCTCATGAAGATATTAAAAGATAAGCGCCGCATGCTTCTGGACATCGAGTTCAAACTCTACGCGATTCGTCACCCACACAAACAGAAACGCCTGGCCGATTTGCACGCAGCGATGTGCTATCGCTGTGCGGGAGAGGAAGTAGATTCACTCTTCTCCGAGGTCACGGGTTTCAGTGGTGGAAATAAGAGAAGAGAAGCCACTCAATTCGGAGCGCTGCTGAACGGTTTCGCTTTGAATGAACTCTTTGATCCGATGGGAATGAACGAAGAACAGTTGCGCCAGCATATTCGAGCAGCCCTACTCACCATGATTGACCTGGGAATGGCTGACCGCAAAGGTTCACTCATCTCTTCCCTCGGCTCACGCCCAAGCTGA